One genomic segment of Elgaria multicarinata webbii isolate HBS135686 ecotype San Diego chromosome 21, rElgMul1.1.pri, whole genome shotgun sequence includes these proteins:
- the CERS2 gene encoding ceramide synthase 2, giving the protein MLQTLFNYFWWDRLWLPANLTWADLEGHDGQVYSKASHLYMTIPLAFVFLFIRHLFEIYVATPLAALLNIKEKVRLKAPPNPVLEKFYTSSCKHPKQADVEALSKKTSCTPRQVERWFRRRRNQDRPSLLKKFREASWRFTFYLIAFIAGLAVIADKPWFYDLQKVWEGYPVQVLLPSQYWYYIIELSFYWSLLFRIASDVKRKDFKEQVIHHVATIILISFSWFTNYIRAGTLIMALHDASDHLLESAKMFNYAGWKNTCDYIFIVFAVVFIITRLIIFPFWILRCTIIDPLDVYPPFFGYYFFNSMMIVLQSLHVFWAYFIIRMAHKFITGKSVDDERSDRDETDNSEDDEQKAAAAAVSVTKNGPLSNGHLVLNNNHRKSK; this is encoded by the exons ATGTTACAGACATTATTCAACTATTTCTGGTGGGACCGGCTGTGGTTGCCAGCCAACCTCACTTGGGCTGATCTCGAAGGCCATGATGGCCAGGTCTATAGTAAAGCATCCCACCTCTACATGACAATCCCGCTAGCTTTCGTCTTCCTGTTCATCAGACACCTCTTTGAAAT ATACGTGGCCACGCCACTAGCTGCCCTTTTGAACATCAAAGAGAAAGTCCGGTTAAAAGCTCCACCAAACCCTGTGCTAGAAAAATTTTACACTTCTTCCTGTAAACATCCCAAACAG GCTGATGTCGAGGCGCTCTCGAAGAAAACCAGCTGCACCCCGCGGCAGGTGGAGCGCTGGTTCCGCCGGCGACGCAATCAGGACCGGCCCAGCTTGCTGAAGAAGTTCCGGGAGGCCAG TTGGAGGTTCACCTTTTACCTTATTGCTTTCATTGCTGGCCTGGCTGTCATCGCAGAT AAACCTTGGTTTTACGATCTCCAAAAAGTTTGGGAAGGGTATCCCGTTCAG GTCTTGTTACCATCCCAGTACTGGTATTACATAATCGAGCTGTCTTTCTACTGGTCTCTTCTGTTCAGGATCGCCTCGGATGTGAAGCGGAAA GACTTCAAGGAGCAAGTGATCCACCATGTGGCCACCATTATCTTGATCAGTTTCTCCTGGTTCACCAACTACATCCGTGCGGGGACTCTCATCATGGCCTTGCACGATGCGTCGGATCACCTGCTGGAG TCGGCGAAGATGTTTAACTACGCCGGCTGGAAGAACACTTGTGATTACATCTTCATTGTGTTTGCTGTTGTCTTTATCATTACCCGGCTTATCATCTTTCCATTCTG GATTCTACGTTGCACAATAATTGATCCCTTAGACGTTTATCCGCCTTTCTTCGGCTACTACTTCTTCAATTCCATGATGATTGTCCTCCAAAGTCTGCACGTTTTTTGGGCGTATTTCATTATTCGTATGGCCCACAAATTCATAACTGGAAAG TCAGTAGATGATGAGCGGAGCGACAGAGACGAGACCGACAATTCCGAAGACGACGAGCAGAAGGCGGCAGCCGCCGCCGTTTCCGTCACGAAGAACGGCCCCCTTAGCAACGGGCACCTCGTCTTGAACAATAACCATCGGAAATCCAAATga